Within Paroedura picta isolate Pp20150507F chromosome 13, Ppicta_v3.0, whole genome shotgun sequence, the genomic segment GAAGCCAAGCAGGGTGTTGTCCTGGTCCTGgttggcatttggatgggagaccgtcaAGGAATCCCAGGACCACTCTGCAGATGCAGGCCATGGCAGGCcactctgaacctctcttgccttgaaaaccctatgggggagTCCCCCAAAAGTCAGCTGCCCCTTGGTGGCACTTCCAACCACCCCTGATTTCAGAGCCACTGCAAAGCAGTCTCACAGTTCGTCTTAGCACGGACATGTTggctgagagaaagaaagaggagtcTGGATGATGATTCAAGTCACTCCAAAAACTGCACACAATTCAGAAAGTGCCCAGAAGGCTCCTTCGTTCCTCACAGCTTCCTGTTGGGTTTCCCCAATTTAGTATGACGTTTGTAAACACCCGTTTTCTGTCCCGTCACCAGCtgaatggagaaaatgtcttATCTGCCTGATGGAGTAATGTGGCAAACATGCATTTATAAACACTCCATCAAGCGTGAAGACATTCGCAGATACATCTCACTAAATAACATAACTAAAAGAGAACTTAGCCGTGATCAGCTGAAGTCCTTTTTGAGGCTTTACTATGAGGAGGAAGTGACTCCTCTGTCCAATGGCTCCCAagggctcctctcccccttcccagcaTCCTTTCCCACTGCATCAGGTCCTAATCGGCGCTTCCTTTTTTCCGGGAAGTGCCCCTCCCCCACTGACACATCCTTTGCATATCAAGTTTTCATAGTAAATCAGCAGCAAAATGCACAAGCGATCAGATTCACAAGAAAAACCAACCAAGAAAAGATTTTGTTCTCTTGTAGGGAGGTTAGGGGCAATGTTATAAATAAGGCTTTCCATAAATTATATTTAACACAAGAGTCCACCCTGATCactgatttttcttctttttttgatcTGGCCCCAGGTTGCTGACCCCATTCAAGATTTCTGCTTCTTTTTGTACCATGTAGGGAATTTACCTACATAGCCGTAATTGGTTCAAACTGGCTTGGTTTTGTTGTCATTGCAAAGGTTGAAAGAAAACAGGGAAACTTTGCCATGAGAGCCAGAAGAAACATAAACTTGGTAAAAGAACTGTTTGAAATGCACAATGGAATTCGTTCAGATTTTCTAGAAGTTACCCCAGGTTATATTATAAAATATAGAAAACTGAGATACAAAAGTGTCAGCAATACCAATTTGCTCTTGACATTCTCTTCAGCTACACCTTTTGTTTCAAAtaaaacaggaaacagaaaaatCCTCTGCTTTCTATTGATGAAATGCAGAGATGCACGAATTTTCGGTCAACTTACCTTGAGCGATTTTTGTCATCTGAAATTCTTCATCAAATCAGTTCTCTCCTACGAGGAAGCTGGTTTCCCATCAaggttttcttttccctttctagAGGGCATTCCAATTtctcagttttcattttaaagtATTCCATATCCCCCATGCCCCCCCCGCCCAAAAACTCTTTTTGAACTAAAACCATAGGGCAAAATCCATGAAATGAGGTAAGTAAATTTGGCACGCGTTTAGTCTTGTCCATAAAACTTTTGGTACATTGTAGTAAATATGTGATTATCCTTGTTTTCCATAACAGTTGCTTTCCAAGGGAGTGGTTAATACTAACATTGGAATGTTTATAGtaaaccaaaaggcaaaatagCCGCAGGAAACACTCACAATCTATTTCTGATTGAGATGTAAAAATATGTACAGCACAACACTTTTTCAGAGTTTGGCACAGATTTTGTTGTGGTTGTGGGTAATAGTGCATAAGCAACTGTACAAAAGTATGACTTTTTGAAGTACAGGGAATACCGTATCAGATTTGCTTCCAAGTAAGAAAAGTCCCACAATTTCAAACTTTTGATTTCAGCACTTAACACTTCAAACATATTACAAGGCATTAGTATtggttgcttttttttcttttctgagcaaggaagaaaaaagaaagaaagaaagaaagaaagaaagaaaagaaaggggaaaacaaaacaaccccccccccacaaaccccaAACACACATACAATGTCTTTCTAGTAAAAGGTGTTTCTTCTTCAAGCACAggtaaaaacaaaaaatgttGTTCTGCTTTGAGAAGAATGTAGTCTGTATCCCTGCAGAAAAACCAAACATTTTATACCATCTTAGTTAGCTTGTGTGGCGTCAGATACACTCTAACTGGGATAGAGGTGGCAAAATTTTATGGTGCAGGGTTAGAATATAAACAGCAGAGGAGGCTAGAGGGCACACAAATCTGCCACAGGACTCCCCCACCTACAATGGATTTTCACTTTCACTAAAGACCCTTTTTGGATGggtaacctttttttttttggatgcaTAACCTCTtttttgtattatatatatattttttacaaaacGTTCAAAAAAAAGTCTCTCCCTTTTGaaaccattaaaaaacaacacatgATACaacccttaaaaaaataaaggaagtAAAAACCGAAGAAGCCAGACAGCAAGAAAGGAGTAGCCAGGTTAGTTTGTTTTTAACCCCagccaagccagaaaaaaaaggtaaTTCTTTTAGGTAGCTTGCAAGTAATAAGTATTTTCATGCATTCTGGAAACAAAGCAAGAACACTGAGACCCAAAAGAAGGAGCTGTAAAAGGGGAGCGTCTCTCTCATGCAACTTTTTCTTTCACAGGAAGGAGAAAATGAGGAGGAGCGGGCGTAGCAGGTAGTAGGAAAATTAAGGGTGCAttccagccagtgtggtgcagcatTACCTCAGTTTCTCAAATGAAGCCGTCACAGACGGGTCCTTGTGAGTCTGATCCCGGTCTGATCGCTTAACTTTACAGTTCTCATCCCGCAGTGACTTAGAAGTCGATTTATGCCGGTACAGCTTTTTATGGGTAGGCTCATTTTTGGCTAAAGTGCTCAGGTGACTATAGCTTTTAtcaaaaaagggagagggaatgTCTATGCTATACCCGGGACAGTTGGGGCGACTAGGGTCGCAGGATGCCGCTCGGCCGCCGGCTTTGCCCAAGCCCTTGTTACCCGATTTGTGACCCTTTCCTGTTCCGGGAGAATTGCCGTTCACCTTTTTCTTGGACTCCTGTGACGTTCCAGCCAAAATCTTAAGAGTTTTCAATTTTAGGCTGTTGGATTCAGGTGACCGGAATAAATCCGAGACGTTGTTATGGCCGACGGGTCCCCACAAGGGTTCAATGGAGGCCATCATAAATCTCTGGACATCTGCCATCCCAGATGCAATGTTTGATAAAATATTGGATGGCTCTTCAAATTCCCTTTGATCGTCATCCAGGAGACTGTTTGCGTTTCCGAGGCTAGCATCGGTCCAGCCTGCGCTGTTGTCCCTCCCCAGGGCCCATTCTCCAGGCAGGCCGTTATGCTTCCCTGTCTTGACTGAAGCCGGGCTGCAGTGCTGAAGGGACGCCACCAAGGCCTTTGTGGCTGAGCCGGCATTGTTCGGCAGAGCTGCTGTCCTGCTCCCAGCAGCCTTTTCGCTGGCTgcgcccttccctttcctcgtaGACTTGGGAGACTGCCTCGGGTTTTTGCTCTGCGGCTTCACAGTTCCTTTGTTGGCTTTGGGAGATTTTTTCCGAGTGTTTTTCTGGGGAGGGCTTTGGTTTGTACCCACATTTTTACTCGATGAACTTTTCCGCTTCGATTTTGACACTTTGCTATTGGTGTTAATTTGGCCAGATGGCTCATTAAATGTTGACAAGCATGGGTTTTTTTCAAGGAGGCTGACAGAATCCTCATCGTTGAACATATGAAACTGAAACTGGTGATTATTTAAAGAGAATCCATTATCTGCTGGATCTTGGGTCTGGAGAACCCCACAGTTCCACTTGACCTTCTCAGGACTGTTCAGCACCATCTGAGAGCTGTCTGGGAAACATTTCATGTTCCCCAAGGGCTTCGATTCCGACCCAGTTATCTGCGGGGAAAGATTAGGAGTGTCTGGGGGAGACATTTCTGAAAGTGACGACTGGCGGAATTTATCAGGGGTGAAGTTCGAGATATCTAAAAGATCCGTGGACTCTTTCAAAGGGGTTATTTCATCTATGCTCTGCTGAATCACAAGTTTGGGGCTGCAGTGGGCCAAGAAATCATCGGCGATATCGTCCTCCCCGTCCTTTTCACAAGACTTTAAACTCAGAGAGCTGTAGTTGCTAGAACTGACCGACAACGAGCCCACAGAATCAAAGCTCACCAGCCTCCCGTCGTCTGTGTTGAGGGTGCCGCGCTGGAAGTGGAATTGCCCCTCCCTGTTGTTAAAATGGCACGACTGATAAGAATCCTCTGACTGGGACTGCTGGTTCTCTGGCATGTACTTTTTTTGGTATACCAATTTGCCGCTGCTGAGGCTGACCTGATTGTAGCCAGCAGGCGGGAGGTGTTCCGCTCCCGGACAGCTACCAAACTCTGCCGTGGACAGTGCAGGAGCCTCCTGGACCTCACTGGCACCTTTCTGGCCGTTGCTGCCCCCAGCTCctttgccagctggccacgcAGTGCCGAAGTTGCTCTGCTCCGCTTCCAAGTGGCTGGGCGACTGCTGCAGCTCCGACTCAGAAGGCGGGGACAGGACGCAGCTCTGGGCGGGCTGCAGAATGCAGAAGGGTTTCTCCCCCTGGAGGGGGCCTGGGAGCGTCTCCTGCCGCTGCGGCTCAGAGGCCTGGGGGCTGAAGTAGGTGATCGCAGCATTGCCTGACAAATCAGAGGCATCTAACAGCGTTTGCAGATACCCCCCAGGGATAAGGGGCACATTGGCAGTGATATTAGCAGATGGAGTGGGCTTGTCTGAAGAGCAGGTGGTGGGCGGGAAAGAAGAATTTTTAGCCACCTTATCCTCCAGGCGCTCTGAAAGCCGAGAGCCGTCTGCAGCACAAGGAACACTTTCATCCGTTAAAGTGGTTGCTGGTTCCTGCTTCTCCAGCGCCGGGGAGGCCTCTGCCAGACTGGCCGCGGCTTTGAGGCGCTTGCATTTCAACCGGGCTTCGCTTTTGAATTTCATCCTGCGCAGCACTTTTCTCTCTGGCCCTTTGAACTGCCTGTCCTGCAGTTTGCACTTGGGCGCCGCGAGGCTGGCTATTTCCCTCAGGTGCAGCCCATTCACACAGGAGGGGGTGGCGATGGCCACGGCCCGCATCTCTTTCGGGCCCGAGCGGTCCTCTTCGACCCTGCCGCAGAGCTGCTTGAGATCGGACGAACAAGAGCCGGGCTTGCTCAGCGGCTGCTCAATGGCTTTGATCCTCTGGATCCGGTGCCGGTTGGCCAGCTTGCCCTTCCGCTTGCGTgggtggggcaggaaggagatCTCGGAGCCGTTGAGATAGAAGTTCTGTTTGTGATAGAGGGCCGACCGGAGGAAGTTCAGCCGCATCTGCCATTTCTCCTGCCAAAAGCTCTTCAAGGGGGCCAGCTTGGCATACTTGCTGAGCAGTTCCTCACTGAGGGTAACCGTGGTCTCGTTGGCGTCCACTTTGCTCAGCTTGACCAGCATGTGCTTCTCCCCTTTAAACCGGTTGATGATGATGTACTTGATGATCACGGGGGGCTCCTTACGGGAAACCTTTCGCCTCTTCTTCGGGCACCACTCGTCGTCGTCTTCCTCCTTCGGCCCATCTGGGGTCCACTCCTTTTTATCCACAATCTTCTCACTCTCGATGGAATCAACATCGTACAGGTAATCGTCACTGTACCTCACTTTCCTCTTCGCCCGCAGCCCGTAGTTCTGTTGGATGAAAGAGCTGGAGTGGTCTCGGGGCAGGTATTTGTTACAATCCTTGAGATCGTGGAGCACATCGAAGGACGATTCCGTGCAGGTGCTGTCATCGCTGAATTCCCCAGAGTCTTCGGTGGAGTTCACCAGTTCCAAGAAATGGTTTCGTTTGGGCCCCATGTACTGCACCCCTTCAGTACTGGTGCAAGATTTGTTTAAGGcaactttctccccctcctcctcctcctcctcctcttcctcctcctcctcgcggtctgcttcctcttccccccaaatGATGCTCTCCTCAGATTTGAACTGGGAAGGATCAGTTGGCCCTCTAGGGCCCCTCTTCAGGGCAGTTCTGCCCTCCCTTTTCGGGCACCCACTGAAGACGCTCGGGAAGAAGTTGAACTGGGCGTCCTCTTGCAGGGAGCCTGTCTTCTCCCTCACGTTGTCCTGGAAGGACTCATAGCGAATCTTCAAGGAGCAGACGTCACTTCCCAAGGTCGAGTCATCGTCGTCAAACATGTAATTATCCACGTCTTCTTCAGAAAACAGATTGACAGAGAGCTCGTTTTTGGAGCAAAGGTCCAGCAGCTCGATTTTGCTCTCGCTAATGAAGGACTCAAAATAGCCCCATTCCTGGTTGGGATTGGTTAGCAGAGGCTCCTCCCCGTTGCACTTGTCAAGCAGTAACCCCTCGTAATAATTCTTCTGCGTGGGGTCCTCGGAATCGCTGTCCGATTTCTCCGTGTCTCTTTTGTCTGCTGCCCTGGACTTATGCAGAGGGAAGCTCAGGAGCTGGTCCGACAGCAGCTGGTCCCCGTACCTCATGCTGTCCCCCGTGCTCATGCAGTGGATCCCGATGTCGGAGACGGAGCAGGTGTCATAGTCCCTGTTGATGTCGCCCACTTTCAGGCTGATGCCCGGCTCTGCATCGATGCCGTCCTTGGATTCGATGAAACAGCCCAGGCATGTCCGGCTTGGCTGCATCAAGCAGTCCCCCGTGAGCGCCGACATGCTTCCCGGCTCCATGATGGTGAGCAGCGCCTTCTCGCAATCGCCTGGCAGGGACCAGGAGCTCAAGCCCTTCGTGACACAAGAGGTCAGGGAAATGGCGTGCACGGAGGAGGCGTCATCGGAAGCGTGGTCAGGCACATCGACCAGCctcaggggggaaggagggctcAGCCAGCAGGGCTTCTTGGGGGCCAGCGTCGGCTGCGCTCGGGGGCACACGTGGCTCTCTTTAGGAGTTGCTGAGCTCAGGGCCGGAAACGGAAGGGCAGCATCTGCAGGCTTCTCCTCGCCCTCCAGGCCGTGGGATTCTGGCAGTAAGGAGggggtggagaaaggaaggaaggaaggaagaaagaaagaacacaacaCTCAAATGGTGGCGATTTGGACCTGAACCCATCCCGTTTGCAAGCAGTTCTTACCAAACACATGTCGAAAAACAACAGTGGCAACTTTCACTAAGACCACAGTTAGGATTGCCAGATACCTGGAGAAAATATTTCCTGCCACATTATAAAATcacagaaccctagagtgggaaggggccatccaggccatctagtccaccccctgctcagtgcaggatcaacctcaagcatccagaataaggatctgtccagctgccgcttgaagaccaccagtgaccatctccttaggcagcccattcctctgctgaacttgactcatggaatcctagagtgggaaggggccatagaggccatctagtcccaccccctgctcaatgcaggatcagcctcaagcatccaggagaaggatctgctgcttgaagactgccagagatggggagctccccacctccttaggcagcccattcctctgctgaactagactcctagaatcctagagtgggaaggggccacacaggccatctaatcccaccccctgctcagtgcaggatcagcctcaagcacccaggagaacgatctgtccagccgctgcttgaagacggccagtgagggggagctccccacctccttaggcagccccttccactgctgaactagactcagagaatcctagagtgggaaggggccatccaggccatccagtcccaccatTATCTAGTCAACCATTATCTGAAAACCAATCTAAGCACTGATAAGCAAgctaagcaaaaaataaaaattaaacaccTTCAAAAGAGATTCCTGTGAGCATTTCTAGGCAAAACATCCCAGTGGTATGCGtccagtgcttttaaaaaactgtcccttTATCCCACCTGCtctgtggttttatttatttaccagaaAGTAAGCCTGCTGTATtttaaatacagcaggcgctagcgggcctATTGAGTTGGGCGGGGCAAGTGGCCGGCTTCCTGGTGCCTGGCCCCGTACCTGAGGCTGGCCATGGGCCGGCCTGTGAGCCTCTGCTGGCGGCGGCTCTGGCACTGCCGGTGCCGCCTCTTCCTGTTCTCCCCCCTGGCGTAGCGCCTACCTCAGTAGTTGCAGGGTAGCAAATGGAGGCAGGCAGCAAATGGTGGCAGGCGGGCTTGGCAGTGGGACACAGTTGAGGGCGTAGCATTCCTGGCCTCACCGCCGCCGCCATTGCCGCAGGCACTGTGGGCGCCAGCGCCTCCGCTGCTCCTGCGGCTCCCGACAGCCGGTGCTCTTGGCAGCACCGCCACCACAGTTGCTGCGGGCGCTGCCAGTGGGGGCCCGCGGCCACCACCGCTCCTGCCATTGCGTCCCTGCGGCGACATGTCCTGTTCAGAGGAGGGGTGGGCACTGCCACTGGCAGTGCTGCTGCGGTGGCCGCCTTGGCTATAGCTGCCACCGCAGCTGCAGGCTCAGCCGCGGGTTGCTGGTAGTTGTGTGGGGAATTGGCGAGCTGCCCTTCTTGCGGCTGGTGCTGCCGCCGCTGGCTCCTCTTTGCCATGCGGGCAGGCGGCGACCTGTGGTCTCCAGGGCGAGTGAGGAAATGGCAGCAGGCGGCTGCATGTGGCcgacgtggggggggggctgattgggAGGCGATTCGTGCCTCCTGATTCGTCAGTCCgatggcaagggaccaatcgcgagccgcacTCTGTCGATTgggcaaagtgcctgccgattgggccctctgatcgtcagtccgggggaaggggccaattggcacccttcctcatcccggacagggcctgccctcggggcccttactgctttattttatccactccgcaggagcggttaaagatttgtatcccacctttgtcACTGTGACTCCAATCTTGGCAAGCAAGTTAaatcctaggtaaaggtaaaggtaaaggtatcccctgtgcaagcaccaagtcatgtctgacccttggggtgacgccctccagcgtttttttggcagactcaatacggggtggtttgccagtgccttccccagtcattaccgggtactcattttaccgacctcggaaggatggaaagctgagtcaaccttgagccggctgctgggattgaacccccagcctcatggacagacagcttcagacagcatttctgctgccttactactctgcgccacaagaggctcataaatccTAGGTAGAAACCTGAAATTCACATATCTATGCTTTCCAGCCACCTATTATAGAAAGCTGCCCACTCTGGAGGTTTTGGAATGGAGCCTTTGAAGGGGGGTGAGTTCAGCAGAGATGCGATACAAGCCTcctccccaaagcagccgtttctctAGGGAACAGATTCCACGGCCCACAGAAACCCACCCAAAAGTCCACCATCTGACCCACAGAGCAAAGTCTCAAAACATCTGGCACTTGATCAAAGTTGATTTGTTAGACGAAACATACAGGAACAGGTTTCAGTGGAGGTTCGTCACAACAGGAAAACTGAAGAAGACAGTTTGAACAAAGAATCCACAGGGTTTGGGCTCCCTGCCCTAGAATCCAGGGGGGAACCTGGTTCTCAAGAGAAAGTGTTCGAACTCAAGAGGTGAGAAAACAGGTGCCAGCCGGGCTGTCCTACTTCTAGTCACTACCAGGGTTGTTTAACATTTCAAATGGGAACACAGCGATACCACTTCCCTCCGGCAGAGAGGCAAACAGGAAAGatttgggaaaggaggggggggggtggaagattCCACCTCCAGCCCTGGAAACCCAAGGGATTGGCATGAGCACATGACAGCTGAACTGTTGTCTAGAAGTCCGTTGCAATTCTAAGTGTTCCCCAGGCCCAAACCCATTGGAATATCATATTGGTTTAAGTACCCAAACAGGTATGAGGATGGGATTCCCAACTAAATCTCCTGATGCCTCCTTTCCTTCTGTACTCTTTCCCCCAATCTACTTCCATTAATTTACTGGGAGATAAGAATGATCAATGTTGAGTCTGTAGTTCTGCCAAGGATCGGAAGCCTGCACCGCAATTgtccaatgcatggctagatcccatctgccagatccagtcagtttaaagtgaaactgaccaatcgtGCACATTGGTGGGACGATccattgtggggcttttgtatataagttggggttggttgtgagattctttggttcagttttggttcttgttaCATTGTGccggggtcacaataaagagttgAAATGAATTTCCAATGTccagggtatagtctgcatggggctttttatccactcccagtccaaaAAAATCCTTCCCATCtatactgaattcgatttgcactttgatttggggtgctttaaatttttcctctgcaacatgcatgattaatctagagtgaccctacctttctcccgcgatataagcctcgatatttgaaagacCAGCTTCATGCCTTTTGCAAATTAACATCCTTCTCTATGCCTCGTAGCaatgcagtcttccctgattggccagggcatcagttcaaagacttcctggttaaAGGGACTGTGCTCCacaagccctaacttctctcagcagagatttgcctcttggatgcATATCCCCGTCTTCTGTTGTCTCCAGCCcgtcccccttcaagaaaagaaagagactcctgctgcacttggctcctctccccattcttagcttccccaatcaagtgcagaacactttctgtttcaattggggggggggaatagaggaagacctgagttcaaatcaacaGAAAAAACAAGATAAGTGCAGAATCTGCCCTGGTCTTTGAACCCACATGGATATAACACTAAATACTAATACCACTACCCCATCCCCCGGAATGCTACAGCAACTGGAAACACCCAACTATGGCCTTAAAAGTTTGAGATACACAACAGAGAATGAAATTCTTCTTTGGCCCACAATCCTTCTTTTGCAATTAGTATTGCCAGCTCTGAGGtgataaatacctggagattttgggggaggagtcggaggagggcagggtctggggagggacTTCTATGCTTAATAATGatctatcttccaaagcagccatttatccAGGTAAAATGATCCCCGTGACCTGGAGATAAGTGGTAATAATGGGAGATTTTCAGCcgccacatggaggttggcaactctgcttgCAGTACTCATGTAATAATACTGATCTGTCTTGTAAGGATTACAACAAGAAATGCTGTAGGATTGCTTACTCTGCGTTGTGAGGGCTACTGGTTTCAGTGAGCATGGATCCAGTTGCTTCCTTTTGAACTGAGTTCAGtgacaccattaagaccaacaaagtttaattctgggtataaacaagaatggagtgacttagcatgtgtagtgagataagaacccGAAATCTCTATTAAATCGATGGagcccccagggcttaacagagatattgggttcGTATCTCACTACACATACTAGTGAACATTCAGTTCTTACTTTTACgcagaattaaattttgctggacttaaagatgccactgggcccaaatctttttctgttgcttcagaccaacatggctacacgcCTGAATCTTCCTTTTGAAGCATTGTGAAAATCAAGGAGGGGGCAAATCAACAGGCTTAAAGATATGGATCCCATCTGGTAATCAAAGTTACTTACCATCTTCTTTCACCCCATTAATGAGGATAGTTTCTTGGTCTTCTGAGGCACAATCTTTCTCTTGTTGGTCATCCATCAATTTGACCTCGATTTGTTCACTCCATTCTCTGTTACAGCTGCTGGCTTGCCTATATATTAGCAAAAGACCCCAAAACACCCACAATGGGTTACATTAGAAATCAGCTCACAGCTCTGTGAATAAAAGAAATCATCACATATTTAGTAATCTCAATTAGGGGGACAGACATGTCGAAGTACAATAACCTCCCATCTTGTTCTGCTACTGCTTCTGCACAACATGGATATAGTCCCCACAAATGAACTTGGCATGGTACCGGACAGGGGGATCCATTTTCACAGTGAGGATGCTTTTAGGCAGCCACTGATGGGCCAAATAGGGAAGGGAACTGGACTGGCAAGAAAAGGACTGAATGGTCCCCAGGAGTTTTCCCACACAGGCAATGTGCCCTCAATTGGATGTTTTTGAGAAATGGGTTTCCCCCCTACTTCTCCACTCGGGCGTGGTGTGTTTGTGGACCACCCAGGGTTTAGCCAGCTTTTCTCCCATCTTTCTCCAAAACTGCTTTGCTGAGACACTCAGGGAAAGATGACAGTGAAACGGGAAGTGTTGTAGGAGAATCCGGGTTTTCCTGGtcccctcccatggcagccatcttcCCTGTTGCCAGCACAGCCCGACCTCTCTGGGGGGGCGTAGGGGGGTGTATGCTTTCAATTGGCAGTTAAGT encodes:
- the NEXMIF gene encoding neurite extension and migration factor codes for the protein MDDQQEKDCASEDQETILINGVKEDESHGLEGEEKPADAALPFPALSSATPKESHVCPRAQPTLAPKKPCWLSPPSPLRLVDVPDHASDDASSVHAISLTSCVTKGLSSWSLPGDCEKALLTIMEPGSMSALTGDCLMQPSRTCLGCFIESKDGIDAEPGISLKVGDINRDYDTCSVSDIGIHCMSTGDSMRYGDQLLSDQLLSFPLHKSRAADKRDTEKSDSDSEDPTQKNYYEGLLLDKCNGEEPLLTNPNQEWGYFESFISESKIELLDLCSKNELSVNLFSEEDVDNYMFDDDDSTLGSDVCSLKIRYESFQDNVREKTGSLQEDAQFNFFPSVFSGCPKREGRTALKRGPRGPTDPSQFKSEESIIWGEEEADREEEEEEEEEEEEGEKVALNKSCTSTEGVQYMGPKRNHFLELVNSTEDSGEFSDDSTCTESSFDVLHDLKDCNKYLPRDHSSSFIQQNYGLRAKRKVRYSDDYLYDVDSIESEKIVDKKEWTPDGPKEEDDDEWCPKKRRKVSRKEPPVIIKYIIINRFKGEKHMLVKLSKVDANETTVTLSEELLSKYAKLAPLKSFWQEKWQMRLNFLRSALYHKQNFYLNGSEISFLPHPRKRKGKLANRHRIQRIKAIEQPLSKPGSCSSDLKQLCGRVEEDRSGPKEMRAVAIATPSCVNGLHLREIASLAAPKCKLQDRQFKGPERKVLRRMKFKSEARLKCKRLKAAASLAEASPALEKQEPATTLTDESVPCAADGSRLSERLEDKVAKNSSFPPTTCSSDKPTPSANITANVPLIPGGYLQTLLDASDLSGNAAITYFSPQASEPQRQETLPGPLQGEKPFCILQPAQSCVLSPPSESELQQSPSHLEAEQSNFGTAWPAGKGAGGSNGQKGASEVQEAPALSTAEFGSCPGAEHLPPAGYNQVSLSSGKLVYQKKYMPENQQSQSEDSYQSCHFNNREGQFHFQRGTLNTDDGRLVSFDSVGSLSVSSSNYSSLSLKSCEKDGEDDIADDFLAHCSPKLVIQQSIDEITPLKESTDLLDISNFTPDKFRQSSLSEMSPPDTPNLSPQITGSESKPLGNMKCFPDSSQMVLNSPEKVKWNCGVLQTQDPADNGFSLNNHQFQFHMFNDEDSVSLLEKNPCLSTFNEPSGQINTNSKVSKSKRKSSSSKNVGTNQSPPQKNTRKKSPKANKGTVKPQSKNPRQSPKSTRKGKGAASEKAAGSRTAALPNNAGSATKALVASLQHCSPASVKTGKHNGLPGEWALGRDNSAGWTDASLGNANSLLDDDQREFEEPSNILSNIASGMADVQRFMMASIEPLWGPVGHNNVSDLFRSPESNSLKLKTLKILAGTSQESKKKVNGNSPGTGKGHKSGNKGLGKAGGRAASCDPSRPNCPGYSIDIPSPFFDKSYSHLSTLAKNEPTHKKLYRHKSTSKSLRDENCKVKRSDRDQTHKDPSVTASFEKLRDTDYILLKAEQHFLFLPVLEEETPFTRKTLYVCLGFVGGGLFCFPLSFLSFFLSFFLFSSLLRKEKKATNTNAL